CTGCAACTTCAACAAGCAAGAtagacatttttttctttttgacccATCAGAATACAAAGGGAAAACCAAATTGTTATTAGGCAAAGACATTGCTTTCCTCCTTTGCCATGTAGCCATAAGGGACAAAGAATTATTCATAGGCAGAACTCATGGTACAATAATATCTATccgaccagaagacatggactaTAAATTAAGATTCTAATTCATGGCAACCCATAAATTCTGAgcagctcttaaagggaacctgtcaccaggagacccatttttagcactccaccagtccccacagagcatagtacatacgctgccaaagtgttttttttattaaaaattggttttacagaaaaaaagatatgttatattgtacctttcattagcatgtgctgtgtgactaggcagttgccaaataggagtagtctggaaaggagcagttccccccccacccttggggaacagctacttcatgtgaccttttcaaatatatgaaaacacccatcactgggcttagcgacgccccctgctcctctacagccaatcccgagtgaggggagttattcatatatttgaaaaggtcacatgtttcccaagggtggggggggggctgctcctttccagccccccccaattggcaactgcctagtcacacagcagatgctaatgaaaggtacaatataacatatcttttttctgtaaaaccaatttttaatacaaaaacactttggcagtgtatgtactatgctctgtggggactaggggagtgctaaaaatgggtctcctggtgacaggttccctttaaagaggcctttaaaggggttgtccactttcagcaattaactgttattgtttactttctgtatcaattcttctgtatcaattcttcatggttttctagatctctgcttgctgtcactcaacaggaagtttcattgtttacttccagtggtcatgtgatgtcacacaggtgctctgattactttctctgatataacgagctgtgcaccagtgtgacataacatgatcaTGGGCCAGTTTTCATCCAgtagaatcacagcaagcagagatgtggaAATCCATGAGGAAattatacagaaggtatattggaaaatataacAGGAATTATTTTCTGACAACCATTATAATATTTTGAaaccaaaataaaatattaacatgAACAAGTCCCTAGATatatatttgctgcatatttgacTTTTCACAATCAATAACCAGAACAAGCACAGGTCACAGCCTAATCATGATGACAATTTACACTTTTTTTCCCCATGCTTTTCAATTCCTCAATATACTAAAATCTTACTTTTCCATTATAAAAATTGCAAATGTATACACATTCAGGGTTTAATGACAGATTTTTGATATCACAAAATGCCTTATTGTGTAGATTAAATTTCAGTTTTCATTCAGccttataataaaataacacttcctgttctgtagtgatcacttccctctccctgtacaatgacctctgcacAAGTAACAGAGCATGTCTAGAATAATCTCCAATGAAAGTTAATGTGTCACTACAGGTTACTACGCTACATGTGGATGCTGAATCCTCTGAATGCTTTTTTACAGAatgaacatttctttaattatgaACAGAACTGAAAAATATCTTCAAATAGCATTACTCCCTCTAAGGCTACCTTCATATTATCACACCAATTCTTGGCCATGTTCTTGATGGTTGAGAACACAGAAAATGATCTATTTATTCAATGATGAAGGAGGGCACACAGCTAATATTGTCAGTTGTGTGAATCAGCCCTTAGACCCTTTCAGAGCTAGAACATAGGACATATTACAATGAAGTGTTCAGGCTTAAAAACATAGTAGCTTTCCAAAAATtgctccacacctgaccatgggtagaacaaagtataacacataacctccattcatttctatatagctcagctgcaatacctgcacaaaccacGGGCAGGTGCAAAACAGTTTTAGGAAATCCATTAACAGACAATAAGCAAATACCCTGAAAATGCCAAAGGTGCGAAAGtatgtaataaagtatattacatctCTTCATTATACAGCAATTATCATTTACACAAAATCTTTAGATCTCTAGCACTGATGTCACAATGTTTTACAGTTGTATTATCAATGATGAGAcaactccagaaaaaaacaagCTCAAAAAAATAGATGGCCTAGAGCagagatggcaaaccttttagaggtcgagagcccaaactacagccaaaaatccacttatttatcacaaagtgccgacatagcaatttaatcagcaacttattgctccctgctctgccacagctatCAATCGTATTTGCTTCTTGAGGACGGCAAGAGAAGGAGGCAAAATTTGGATTATCCTTGTAGCTTCCCTTCAGGGTCCCCTTGAACAATAAGAATCGCGGAGCAGAAGCTCCAACCATAATCCAGCCCTGCCCACATCTCCTCGCTCCTCCTACAGTCCAAGGAAGTGTGGTGGGTGCAGCCAGGGTGCCCACAGAGGTGGCTCTGAGTgcaacctctggcacctgtgctataggttcaccaccaGTGACTAGCTCATATTGAGGTATACTGTCTACAATGTGCATAACTATAAAAGTTTACTGCAATAAAGAATGAAATGTAAAGAAAACTGTGTCTATTACCCTTATTTCTCATAGAAAAAACACCAGCAACCTACTAGGCAAGAAAGCTCATCAGGCCAATGGGCCCTTGTATTTAGGAAAGGTAAAGTTACCCACATCTTACTTTTCACGGAGTACACTGACATGGTATTTTCAAGCCAAGGCAGCAATGCACAAACTAGAATAAAAAACCTACATAAACTAAGGGCAGAACACAATAAATCATTCTGTCAACTGAATATTGATTTTGTGGGGTGGGGAAAAGATGAAACTTCCAGCAGTTCAATGGCTTTATTAATATCAATAAAACAATTACCACTTCACTTCGTTTACAACATTAAATGCAGGGACTTATATAAAAATCTTTAGATGCCCAGGGCCCTACAAAAAGTCGACGGAGACAAAGATGGTGGAGGTTACGGGCACCGGCTGGTCATACATGGACCATGCTGATGACGACTTATTGCTGCAGGAAGTGTGTGATGCTAGACGTAAAACAAAGCTCATTACTGAATGAGTCGGAGGCTGATAATTTATGAATGAAAGGAGTAACCTTCCGTGTCTCATTTACAACAGAAATAGCACAATGCATCTAGCCAGGAAAAGAAAGTTACATAAATCAATCTCATAATCTGGATATTATAAAGCAGTATTGCCTGCATGACCATATTGCaaaagtaatgtaatgtaaaggGTTTAAAGGGAcggtaaaaatattaaaatagtaAAACTCATAGGACAAACTGTTCATTCAATTATATAAATGCAAATATATCTGGGGGCCCTGATCATGGGGCAGACATATTTCTGGACTTCCCACAAGAGATGACTACGTTTCCGGAGCCTAAAATGGTCTCCTCACATTCCCAAGATGCTTAgctgttttttaaaataaaaacaatcgGTCAATATAACCATTGAAAGGGTTTACAAGTTTGGCCAAGAAGGAGAATATCACTGTTCTACATGGTTTTTAAGTCCAATCGAAGTATATATGATCTACAGAAACATTACAGCGGAGAATTACCCTGTTTTTGTAACTTTTAGCTCTTATTCTTGTTGCTCCCAAAGCGCTACACTGTGACTGTAACTCCTATTTATCTATATGGGATTTACAGAAATAATGTAGAACAGCAGCTTTTTGCTGTTTCTGCTAATCCTGACCACCACAGGCTATTCCCATCTCATCCACAAACCATTGAGAAGGAATTAACAACAGGTCATACACCTGAAATCAGTTCAAGTCGATAAAGTGGTAAAGATGTAAAAGTATAACTGCTTTTTTGCACAAATTGGGAAAAAATAACAAGTAAATACTATTAGAGTGGCAAACACATTGTCAAAACTTAAGAGACCTAGTTTTTCAAAGGGTGTAATTGAAAGTGGTCATGCAAGCCAGGTCTAAGTAATGCAAAATATTTTTCGGTACTGTGTAGTTTTAAGCCTCTGCTCACCCACTGTGCATACCTGTGTATCAGTTGttcatatcttaaaggggttacccAAGATCTTACTAAAAAAAAAGATTCTAAGTGCGGAACATGCTTTTAAAAAGAATAGAATATAGCCTACAAATTTAATCCTCCACCCCTACAGCGCCATGACATCTATCCTGTTGGTGCCACCCATGCACCAATCATTGGCAGCTGTGGTAGTGCGTCATGCATGCAGGCACCCCCAGCAGCCATGTGACGCACATGTCAACAAGACCAATGGGGGCCACCACAATGGCAGCGCTGGTGCAGTGGGGGGTTAAATAAGTAGTTTTTTTCTGGCttagtaataatttttttttgttaaaccttATTTCATACTCGAACTAAAacaaaaatgcatgaaaaacacaatGCCATGGTCCaaacaaaagggaaaaaaacactGCCTGTAGTATCTAGCAGGCGATATTGCACTTTGTAACTTATTGTACAAAAAACTGTTTGCTAGCAACTcattcacacatacacacacgcacgcacatgAGTGTTTTGAGTGTCAGATAAAGTTTATTGCAGATTTCACTCATCATTAGTTTAGTGGTTAGGACTTTACAGGaccaaaaaataacattttacaaaCATTTTCTGTATAATTTAATAGGACTGGGTACagatacagcagctcttcaaAGACAATCTTATGAGACACTGAAAAGAAATTCAGATATTTTGAGATGATGATGTTGCAGGCGCACACAAGGATATTCTGTACCTCCCTGGCTGCGTGACATGGCGGCGCAGGGTTAATACTCTCTATGTGTGAGGGAAAAGTTGTAAAAGTGTCAAGCTGCATAtgggcacacacacatacacaccaatAAGCTCTCTGTTCACAACCCGCAGGAGGTATCAGAAAAGGGATAGTGCGTCTTGAAGCCAGACAAGAAGCACTGGAGGGGTGGAGGGATGGGGGGAAGCAGGGAGCTGGGAAGGCAGGGAAAGAAAGAATcatctcctctgacctctagtgaagTGCCAGGTTTTTTCTTAAGCTCTTCACATTTCCTAAATTTGCAGATCTGGTGTCCTGTTTTGCGGTTCCTGCAACTGCTGCAGACTCCACAGTTGATGAGCCTCTTGCAGGGCACACAGACCCCACACCTTTTCCTCTTCTTCTTGGCAGGGTTCCCGCCAGCTCCCGAAGAATTATTCTGCGGGCAGTCTGCCAGATTGGCAATTTGAAACGCACTGTCTGTGACGGCTGCCGAGGCTGCTGCGGGGGAGTGAAGGGCTGTCATGACGATGACCCCTGGAGGTAATGAGATGCCCCCTAGAGCCGGAATAGCGGAAAAAGTTCCAACGCGTTCAGGGAGATTCATTATCTCTGCTTCAGCGGCGCCGCATTTGAGCTTGTTCATGCATTCCCCTGCCAAAGGTCTGCAGTGTTCAGGGGATAAGGTggaaaggaaattattatttGCCATTTGCAACGACTCTGGCGCTCCGCCAGGCTTCCCCAGCCTTTGGGAGTCGTTTCTGTGCATGCTGGTCCTATTAGGGTTGATAGCTGCTGATTTCCTTCCCCAAAGCATTGCATTATCACAGTTCCAAGGAGACATGCCAATCCGGGCACTGGGGAAGATAGGGGTGGTGATCCTGGCAATCTTAGCAGCCTGTGGGAACGCACCATTGGTTTTGTAAAAGGTAGCAAAGGACCTGTACCTCTCCATTTCCGAATTGTAATCCATGAGGCTGTTCAGCGCCCCCTCCACCAGGTTATCCTTGGGGAGCACGGCAGCCTCAGGGTTCTGTCCATTCTCCACACACACATTAGTGTTCATATTGGACATCTCTGAGGAGGGTAGGTGGAAGGGGGTaggaggggagagaggggggaaaCCACCGAAGCTGCTTAATTCAGTCACCTTTATTTTTGGGTGAGACCCTCAATAAGCAACTGATTTTATTGCGATTCTGGTGGCGGGTGGggagaaggggtgggggtgggggttgggGAGAAGTGCCTTTTATTTCTTTGTAGGTGATTTTTCAGCAGACAGCACTTTGCCACGGAGCATCTTCTTGTGCATTATCACAATCGCCAACTGTTCCAAGTAAAACAAAGAGAATCATTCCAAAAAGGTGCaagggaaaaaagaaagaaacaaaaatacaCTGTCAAAATCATTTCCACCACATTCATAAATATCATCCCCcacacacccccctcctcctcccacgAACATAATTGAATTGCATAATAGCATTAATAgctggatggaaggaaggaaggaatacCTGAGactggggagaggggagggggcgcaATTGGGGGTGTTGACAAATGCCAAGGGAGACAGAAAGTAGAGATCAAAAGACATGGAAATCAGAGATGGAAAGGGTTATGGTACCTCTATAACCAGAGGGCAGATAACGCTATGAAATGCATGAACAAAGTCTTGTCAAGGCACGGAAATACTGGAAGGCTGCGAGCAAAATGGGCTTGGAGAGAAAAATGAACAGGAAATTAGCAAATTAAGTGCTGGGAAAGTCGACAATGCATCAGAGTATAAGCACAATGCCAGCGAGAGGCCGCCTGTACACAATCTCCACTAAAAAGCCAGGCAAAATGGGCACTACCAGCTGCCACAGTGTCCTTCTGTGTCTGACGGTCATTAGTGTGAATCCCAGCACAGCTGGCTCTGCTCGGGTCTTAATTCAATGTACCAAGGACAGGTCTCAATTGGAGCAGCCATTTAAATGATGGGGAGTGGGGAGGTGGGCCCCTGCAATGTGAAGGAGGgagagcaaggagaggaggaagagatgagaAAGGGGCCAGATAAAAATAAGTCAGGCAATTTCATATTCTTGTGCTGTTATCTAAGAGCCAGCAGCTGGAGCGAGGCTGAGCTCTTTACAATCAGAATGAGAAGCCCTCTGCATCCCTAAGCCCTGGTGACAGCACACAGTGACAATGCCAGGCACCTGCACACCACCACCGGGGCTTCATTGTCTCCCACGCAGGGGCCGCCAGCATTAGCCACACTACAACTTTTCCTGCATCTGCATAGAGCTCAGCATCTCATCATGACTCCCAGGGGGAATCACATTGTGGCAAAGTCAAGTGTGACCTCTGCCTGGACCATATCAGCCCCATTCCCCTAAGACTGCAGGGATTCCTACCCGGAGAGGCTCAGCCAAGCACATCCCCAAAGTTCAGCATGCTTATCAGTTCCACTAATTAAACCTATAATTAGATTAATGAAGCATTTACTTACTAGAACGTGGCATTATCCCCCTGCAGCCTATAGCAAGGGATAGGAAACACATTCTTCTCCATTTACAAGACGCATCCTCCGGGAATACAGATAGGGATCAGAAATCCCACAAAGACCTTGCTCTTTCTGCCAAGAGGAAGCACCACTGTCTGTGCCCTCTATCAAGGAAAGCCCAGACTCCCAGGTCTGATGGCAGTACAAAGGCTGCCCCAAAAGGCTCCAGGCTAAACGCAGCAGCCGGGAATAGCAGAAAACTTACATACTCCAAACTAGTTATGCCAACAATAGTGCCAGCAGATGCCCCACCATCAAGTCACATAAAAGTAGTGCCAACAAGGAGGACTGCTCTGCCAGGGGAGGCAAAAGCAATACCACAAATACTGGATGCCAGGGGAGGGTTAATATGCCAGGGAGATCAAAGGTCACATTTCCCATCCACAGGGGGGAGGGGCGGATTAATTAATAAATGAAGCCAGCAGCACTTATCATTAGTCACATTTCAGCAAAGGGCAAAGCCACCTCCAGTGatggcaggagaggaggaggaggaggggaagggtgACAAGGTGGAACAACAAAACCTGTCTACTTACCACAGGATGGAGGGTGGCACGGGCTGCTGTCTGCATTGAATTGCCCCCACACGTTGCACCTCGGGCAGGAGGGACACACTCCAGGACATGGACACTTTATTACTGGCTGGCACCGGGGGCAGGCACGTAGCCgtgtgcagggggaggagggtgACGAGACTCtcggtggtccctgctctcccctcagtgtgtgtgtgtctctgctGGCTCTCCCTGTGCGCTGCTCTCCAGTCAGTTTCCAGTCGATGTgtgtgaggagggagggagggag
The DNA window shown above is from Engystomops pustulosus chromosome 1, aEngPut4.maternal, whole genome shotgun sequence and carries:
- the CXXC4 gene encoding CXXC-type zinc finger protein 4 isoform X1; this encodes MSNMNTNVCVENGQNPEAAVLPKDNLVEGALNSLMDYNSEMERYRSFATFYKTNGAFPQAAKIARITTPIFPSARIGMSPWNCDNAMLWGRKSAAINPNRTSMHRNDSQRLGKPGGAPESLQMANNNFLSTLSPEHCRPLAGECMNKLKCGAAEAEIMNLPERVGTFSAIPALGGISLPPGVIVMTALHSPAAASAAVTDSAFQIANLADCPQNNSSGAGGNPAKKKRKRCGVCVPCKRLINCGVCSSCRNRKTGHQICKFRKCEELKKKPGTSLEVRGDDSFFPCLPSSLLPPIPPPLQCFLSGFKTHYPFSDTSCGL
- the CXXC4 gene encoding CXXC-type zinc finger protein 4 isoform X2, encoding MSNMNTNVCVENGQNPEAAVLPKDNLVEGALNSLMDYNSEMERYRSFATFYKTNGAFPQAAKIARITTPIFPSARIGMSPWNCDNAMLWGRKSAAINPNRTSMHRNDSQRLGKPGGAPESLQMANNNFLSTLSPEHCRPLAGECMNKLKCGAAEAEIMNLPERVGTFSAIPALGGISLPPGVIVMTALHSPAAASAAVTDSAFQIANLADCPQNNSSGAGGNPAKKKRKRCGVCVPCKRLINCGVCSSCRNRKTGHQICKFRKCEELKKKPGTSLERTPVPSAEAFRWFF
- the CXXC4 gene encoding CXXC-type zinc finger protein 4 isoform X3; this translates as MSNMNTNVCVENGQNPEAAVLPKDNLVEGALNSLMDYNSEMERYRSFATFYKTNGAFPQAAKIARITTPIFPSARIGMSPWNCDNAMLWGRKSAAINPNRTSMHRNDSQRLGKPGGAPESLQMANNNFLSTLSPEHCRPLAGECMNKLKCGAAEAEIMNLPERVGTFSAIPALGGISLPPGVIVMTALHSPAAASAAVTDSAFQIANLADCPQNNSSGAGGNPAKKKRKRCGVCVPCKRLINCGVCSSCRNRKTGHQICKFRKCEELKKKPGTSLENNRHLL